The following coding sequences are from one Granulicella sp. L56 window:
- a CDS encoding aminotransferase class I/II-fold pyridoxal phosphate-dependent enzyme has translation MADEPLGDFFQHLAEAQRRLDDSSAHLPASPAPPLDEAAAAILNQVATRLHDNYPYAHPLYAGQMLKPPHPIARAAYTLAMAVNPNNHALDGGRASSAMEIEAVAAIAKMFGWPQHLGHLTSGGTFANLEALWIAGQLAPGKSIAASDQAHYTHSRISAVLGLPFVKIPSDNTGCIDLHALEALLETQTIGTVVVTLGTTAIGSIDPLDEILKLRERHNFRIHLDAAYGGYFTLAANLSTETRAAYAAIAQADSIVIDPHKHGLQPYGCGCILFRDPTVGRFYKHDSPYTYFSSKDLHLGEISLECSRAGASAVALWATQQLLPYIPGGTFAQNLEASHQAALELHRFLGVSPHFVTPAFAPALDIVFWTAKSPTLELSSALAQKIFDEAARQDLHLALATLPTRFFPPATWPQAEQSGNVTCLRSVLMKPEHLAWIDEIWKRLVASVTAVATVNTTPVPR, from the coding sequence ATGGCGGACGAACCCTTAGGCGACTTCTTCCAGCACCTCGCTGAAGCGCAACGCCGTCTCGATGACTCGTCCGCTCACCTGCCGGCAAGTCCCGCGCCGCCGCTCGACGAAGCTGCCGCCGCCATCCTCAACCAAGTGGCGACCAGGCTCCACGACAACTATCCCTACGCTCACCCGCTCTACGCCGGGCAGATGCTCAAGCCGCCCCACCCCATCGCCCGCGCTGCCTATACGCTGGCCATGGCGGTCAATCCCAACAACCATGCCCTCGACGGTGGCCGCGCCAGCTCTGCGATGGAGATCGAAGCCGTCGCCGCCATCGCAAAGATGTTCGGCTGGCCGCAACATCTCGGCCACCTCACCAGCGGAGGCACCTTCGCCAACCTCGAAGCCCTCTGGATCGCTGGTCAGCTTGCCCCCGGCAAATCCATCGCCGCTTCCGATCAGGCCCACTACACGCACAGTCGCATCTCGGCAGTCCTCGGCCTTCCTTTCGTAAAAATCCCATCCGACAATACTGGCTGCATCGACCTCCACGCCCTTGAGGCCCTCCTCGAAACACAAACCATCGGCACCGTAGTCGTCACCCTCGGCACCACTGCCATCGGCTCTATCGATCCTCTCGACGAAATCCTGAAGCTCCGCGAGCGCCACAACTTCCGCATCCACCTCGACGCCGCCTACGGTGGCTACTTCACGCTCGCCGCGAATCTTTCCACCGAAACCCGAGCCGCCTACGCCGCCATCGCGCAGGCCGATTCCATCGTCATCGACCCACACAAGCACGGCCTCCAGCCCTACGGTTGCGGCTGCATTCTCTTCCGCGACCCCACCGTAGGCCGTTTCTACAAGCACGACTCCCCCTACACCTACTTCTCCTCCAAAGACCTTCACCTGGGCGAGATTTCGTTAGAGTGTTCGCGCGCCGGAGCCTCGGCGGTCGCCCTCTGGGCCACCCAGCAACTCCTCCCCTATATCCCCGGCGGTACCTTCGCGCAAAATCTCGAAGCAAGCCATCAGGCAGCCCTCGAGCTTCACCGCTTTCTCGGCGTGAGCCCTCACTTTGTCACTCCCGCCTTTGCGCCAGCGCTCGATATCGTCTTCTGGACAGCAAAATCGCCCACTCTTGAACTTTCTTCCGCCCTCGCCCAGAAGATCTTCGACGAGGCCGCCCGGCAAGATCTCCACCTTGCACTGGCCACTCTCCCCACCCGCTTCTTTCCTCCGGCGACCTGGCCACAAGCTGAACAATCAGGGAACGTTACCTGTCTCCGCTCGGTCCTGATGAAGCCCGAGCACCTGGCCTGGATCGACGAGATCTGGAAGCGCCTGGTTGCATCGGTAACCGCTGTAGCGACAGTCAATACCACCCCTGTACCAAGATGA
- a CDS encoding alpha/beta hydrolase, whose amino-acid sequence MRTSLILTLALLAATPIAFAQKVTLPLWPNGAPETTQISGPETDITKPTDALVAGKKLMHLTNISKPSLAVYPPATANTGAAVLVFPGGGYRILAYDLEGTEVCTWLNSIGVTCVLVKYRVPFANHYPENTADLEDAQQAMRITRAHAAEWHIDPNRIGVLGFSAGAHLAAVLSNHADYKRPGEPANEPSARPDFALIIYPGYLSDAPALNKLSRGIDPTSNTPPTFLLQAEDDPVHEENSLIYFQALKEAKVPAELHIFAQGGHGYGLRPTNLPITHWPALAETWFHTIHVLGGPTVSPKP is encoded by the coding sequence GTGCGCACATCCCTCATCCTCACCCTCGCTCTACTCGCTGCCACGCCCATCGCCTTCGCGCAAAAAGTAACCCTTCCCCTCTGGCCAAACGGCGCGCCAGAAACCACGCAGATCAGCGGCCCCGAGACCGATATCACCAAGCCCACCGACGCGCTCGTAGCCGGAAAGAAGCTGATGCATCTCACCAACATCAGCAAGCCGAGCCTCGCCGTCTATCCGCCCGCCACAGCGAACACCGGTGCAGCAGTCCTCGTCTTTCCCGGCGGAGGCTACCGCATCCTCGCCTACGACCTCGAAGGCACCGAGGTCTGCACCTGGCTCAACTCCATCGGCGTAACCTGCGTTCTGGTCAAGTATCGCGTCCCCTTCGCCAACCATTATCCCGAGAACACGGCCGATCTCGAAGACGCGCAGCAGGCCATGCGCATCACCCGCGCCCACGCCGCCGAGTGGCACATCGACCCCAACCGCATCGGCGTCCTCGGCTTCTCCGCCGGTGCGCATCTCGCCGCCGTCCTCAGCAACCATGCCGACTACAAGCGTCCCGGCGAACCTGCGAACGAGCCCAGCGCCCGCCCCGACTTCGCCCTCATCATCTACCCCGGCTACCTCTCCGACGCGCCCGCCCTCAACAAGCTCTCCCGCGGCATCGATCCCACCTCGAACACTCCCCCCACCTTCCTGCTCCAGGCCGAAGACGATCCCGTCCACGAAGAAAACTCGCTGATCTACTTCCAGGCATTGAAGGAGGCAAAGGTCCCAGCCGAACTGCATATCTTCGCCCAGGGCGGCCACGGCTACGGCCTCCGTCCGACGAATCTTCCCATCACCCACTGGCCCGCGCTGGCTGAAACCTGGTTCCACACCATCCACGTCCTCGGTGGCCCAACTGTATCGCCCAAGCCATAA